The Campylobacter sp. RM10537 genome has a segment encoding these proteins:
- the cetC gene encoding energy taxis response protein CetC: MEEIIVDNNALITSKTDLRGSIIYANNDFAKYAGYTIDELLNQPHNIIRHEDMPRTVFKCLWDYIQRGDEIFAFVKNKAKDRRYYWVFANVTPSYGIHGNIINYYSVRRAPNRKVLPMIEEIYKILREKEQKSGIQAGVKALTDIINSYKISYNELIFNLQYEDLKTN; this comes from the coding sequence ATGGAAGAAATAATAGTAGATAATAATGCTTTAATTACTTCAAAAACAGATCTTAGGGGGAGTATTATTTATGCAAATAATGATTTTGCTAAATATGCAGGATATACAATTGATGAGTTATTAAATCAACCTCATAATATTATACGACATGAAGATATGCCAAGAACGGTATTTAAATGTTTATGGGATTATATACAAAGAGGGGATGAAATTTTTGCCTTTGTTAAAAATAAAGCTAAAGATAGAAGATATTACTGGGTTTTTGCTAATGTAACTCCTTCTTATGGTATACATGGTAATATTATCAATTATTATTCGGTTCGTAGGGCTCCAAATCGTAAAGTTTTACCCATGATAGAAGAAATCTATAAAATTTTAAGAGAAAAAGAACAAAAAAGCGGAATTCAAGCAGGAGTTAAAGCTTTAACAGACATAATTAATTCTTATAAAATAAGCTATAATGAGCTTATTTTTAATTTGCAGTATGAAGATTTAAAGACAAATTAA
- the gatB gene encoding Asp-tRNA(Asn)/Glu-tRNA(Gln) amidotransferase subunit GatB yields the protein MFEVVIGLEVHTQLNTKTKIFCSCATSFGETPNTNVCPTCLALPGALPVLNEEAVKKAIFFGKAVNATINKKSVFNRKNYFYPDLPKAYQISQFDIPIVENGELFININGENKRIGITRAHLEEDAGKNIHESNFSKVDLNRAGTPLLEIVSEPELRSSDEAVAYLKKLHSIIRFLDISDANMQEGSFRCDANVSIRPKGDTKLYTRVEIKNLNSFRFIQKAIDYEVKRQSEAWEDGTYEKEVVQETRLFDTNSLTTRSMRGKEEAAEYRYFPDPDLLPVLLKDEFLELEIPELPDDKKKRYIQELGIKESDAEVLISSLEMSRFFENLIAQKLNPKFCVNWLNTELMGLLKGELTIENSPVDAQKLGVLIKRIEEGVISAKAGKEVLAYVFENTQINIDEAIDKLGLKQVSDDSAIEAVIEKILKENDDKVTEYKSGKDKLFGFFVGQVMKEGKGAFNPSKVNEILKSKLD from the coding sequence ATGTTTGAAGTAGTTATAGGACTTGAAGTTCATACCCAACTTAATACTAAGACGAAAATTTTTTGTTCTTGTGCAACTTCTTTTGGAGAAACTCCTAACACCAATGTTTGTCCTACTTGTTTAGCTTTGCCAGGTGCTTTACCTGTTTTAAATGAAGAAGCAGTTAAAAAAGCGATTTTTTTCGGAAAAGCTGTAAATGCTACTATTAATAAAAAGAGTGTTTTTAATCGTAAAAATTATTTTTATCCGGATTTACCTAAGGCTTATCAAATCTCTCAATTTGATATTCCTATAGTTGAAAACGGGGAACTTTTCATCAATATAAATGGCGAAAATAAACGTATAGGTATTACTAGGGCACATTTAGAAGAAGATGCAGGAAAAAATATCCATGAAAGTAATTTTTCTAAAGTAGATTTAAACCGCGCTGGAACTCCTTTGCTTGAAATTGTAAGTGAACCTGAGTTAAGAAGTAGTGATGAAGCAGTTGCTTATCTTAAAAAACTTCATTCTATTATACGTTTTTTAGATATTTCAGATGCAAATATGCAAGAAGGAAGTTTTAGATGTGATGCAAATGTAAGTATTCGCCCTAAAGGAGATACTAAACTTTATACAAGAGTTGAAATTAAAAATCTTAATTCTTTTCGTTTTATACAAAAGGCAATTGACTATGAAGTAAAGCGTCAAAGTGAAGCTTGGGAAGATGGAACTTATGAAAAAGAAGTTGTGCAAGAAACAAGACTTTTTGATACAAATAGTTTAACTACTCGTTCAATGAGAGGAAAAGAAGAAGCTGCTGAATATCGTTATTTTCCTGATCCTGATCTTTTACCAGTTTTACTTAAAGATGAATTTTTGGAACTTGAAATTCCTGAATTGCCCGATGATAAGAAAAAACGTTATATTCAGGAATTAGGCATCAAGGAAAGTGATGCAGAAGTGCTTATTAGTTCGCTTGAAATGAGTCGCTTTTTTGAAAATTTAATTGCTCAAAAATTAAATCCTAAATTTTGTGTTAATTGGCTAAATACAGAATTAATGGGGCTTTTAAAAGGAGAATTAACTATAGAAAATTCTCCAGTAGATGCACAAAAACTTGGAGTATTAATAAAACGAATAGAAGAAGGTGTTATTAGTGCTAAAGCAGGCAAAGAAGTTTTAGCTTATGTATTTGAAAATACTCAAATAAATATTGATGAAGCTATTGATAAATTGGGCTTAAAGCAGGTAAGCGATGATTCGGCAATTGAAGCAGTGATTGAGAAAATTTTAAAAGAAAATGATGATAAAGTTACAGAATATAAAAGTGGTAAAGATAAGCTTTTTGGATTTTTTGTAGGCCAAGTAATGAAAGAAGGTAAAGGAGCTTTTAATCCTTCAAAAGTAAATGAAATTTTAAAATCAAAGTTAGATTAA
- a CDS encoding inverse autotransporter beta domain-containing protein yields MKNIFYVFLLFSLLNANETNCSWHKFDFQSIKKAPKIEETNIDFQNALNSLLSSTLENKNGIDTTDGVLDFQNENIRVKNLSSIYEGENDSLLFQKELFIAQDGYNYSSGLINRYKKDNFLFGFNGFVDKQEEQKDAKSFGTEFGYGDFIKAYSNYYILNDIDKSFQLGISFIDSAYNKFTFDVIKDEEKTNYQLIYSPYSALNLNLSRRIFNTNSNENDITVQIGFNFSFDKNFLKQLHKQGNIFQEINRYDFLERIY; encoded by the coding sequence ATGAAAAATATTTTTTATGTATTTCTCTTATTTTCTTTACTCAATGCAAATGAAACAAATTGTTCATGGCATAAATTTGATTTTCAATCAATTAAAAAAGCTCCTAAAATAGAAGAAACAAATATAGATTTTCAAAATGCTTTAAATAGTCTATTATCTAGTACTTTAGAAAATAAAAATGGTATAGATACAACAGATGGTGTTTTAGATTTTCAAAATGAAAATATTCGTGTTAAAAATTTGAGTTCAATTTATGAAGGGGAAAATGATTCTTTATTATTTCAAAAAGAACTTTTTATTGCTCAAGATGGATATAATTATTCTAGTGGTTTAATCAATCGCTATAAAAAAGATAATTTTTTATTTGGTTTTAATGGATTTGTAGATAAACAAGAAGAGCAAAAAGATGCTAAAAGTTTTGGGACAGAATTTGGTTATGGTGATTTTATTAAAGCTTATAGTAATTATTATATTTTAAATGATATAGATAAAAGCTTTCAATTGGGGATTAGTTTTATTGATTCTGCTTACAATAAATTCACATTTGATGTAATTAAGGATGAAGAAAAAACTAACTATCAATTAATCTATTCTCCTTATAGTGCATTAAATTTAAATTTATCTCGTCGTATTTTTAATACTAATTCAAATGAAAATGATATTACGGTTCAAATTGGATTTAATTTTAGTTTTGATAAAAATTTTTTAAAACAACTTCATAAGCAAGGTAATATTTTCCAAGAAATCAATCGCTATGATTTCTTGGAGAGAATTTATTAA
- a CDS encoding inorganic phosphate transporter — MQKDNIIAFVIFIISVAAFIIWGFNYISQHQLILFILASIFGIFMAFNIGGNDVANSFGTSVGAKTVTIKQALLIAAVFELSGAIFAGAEVTQTIRSGIVIFPKEFNPMLFVSIMLAALLSSGLWIFIATKKGLPVSTTHSIVGGIVGASIMMGLLKFDGPQTLSMVKWSEIIKIVISWVASPLLGGLVAYLIYAYIDKKILKPSEKLSEDLKIIKKEKKKFKENYFLNLKNKSTEEQIKELSAIALDDEEQENNFYKNKIKEFKEREKNIDIYSILKTHMPIVACISAAIISAMFLFKGLNNVSTLDILQNFWIIGILGIISYVITFAIVKIVKKNELNKTTDRLFSWFQIFTASSFAFSHGANDIANAIGPFAAILDVLKNATINAKSPVPFAAMAMFGVALVAGLWFLGKEVIATVGSKLATIKPTTGFSAELGASIVILLATQFGIPVSSTHILIGAILGIGVYNKNANWNLMKPIGLAWIITLPAAGIMAAIIFLGFKFILAI; from the coding sequence ATGCAAAAAGATAATATTATAGCTTTTGTTATATTTATCATAAGCGTTGCAGCTTTTATTATTTGGGGATTTAACTATATATCTCAACACCAATTAATACTTTTTATACTTGCCTCAATTTTTGGTATATTTATGGCTTTTAATATTGGCGGCAATGATGTTGCCAACTCTTTTGGGACAAGCGTTGGAGCTAAAACAGTTACTATCAAACAAGCTCTTCTTATTGCTGCAGTTTTTGAATTAAGCGGAGCTATTTTTGCAGGTGCTGAAGTTACTCAAACTATACGTAGCGGAATTGTAATTTTTCCTAAAGAATTTAATCCTATGCTTTTTGTTTCCATTATGCTAGCTGCCCTTCTTAGCTCTGGACTTTGGATCTTTATAGCTACTAAAAAAGGTCTGCCAGTATCAACCACACATAGTATAGTAGGTGGAATTGTTGGTGCAAGTATTATGATGGGACTTTTAAAATTTGATGGCCCTCAAACTCTTTCTATGGTTAAATGGAGCGAAATTATAAAAATTGTTATATCTTGGGTTGCTTCTCCTTTACTCGGAGGATTGGTTGCTTATTTAATCTATGCTTATATTGATAAAAAAATACTTAAACCTTCCGAAAAATTAAGCGAAGATTTAAAAATTATAAAAAAAGAAAAAAAGAAATTTAAAGAAAATTATTTTTTAAATCTTAAAAATAAATCAACTGAAGAACAAATCAAAGAACTCTCAGCAATTGCTTTAGACGATGAAGAGCAAGAAAATAATTTTTATAAAAATAAAATTAAAGAATTTAAAGAAAGAGAAAAGAATATAGATATATATTCTATCTTAAAAACTCATATGCCTATAGTTGCATGCATTAGTGCAGCGATCATTTCAGCAATGTTTTTATTTAAAGGCTTAAATAATGTAAGCACTTTAGATATTTTACAAAATTTTTGGATTATAGGAATTTTGGGAATAATTAGCTATGTTATAACATTTGCTATTGTAAAAATTGTCAAAAAAAATGAGTTAAATAAAACAACTGATAGACTTTTTTCATGGTTTCAAATTTTTACTGCCTCAAGTTTTGCTTTTTCTCATGGAGCCAATGATATAGCTAATGCTATCGGACCTTTTGCAGCTATTTTGGATGTTCTTAAAAATGCAACCATTAATGCCAAATCACCCGTACCTTTCGCTGCAATGGCAATGTTTGGAGTTGCCTTAGTTGCTGGACTTTGGTTTTTAGGAAAAGAAGTAATCGCTACAGTAGGATCAAAATTAGCCACTATTAAACCAACAACCGGTTTTAGTGCAGAACTTGGAGCTAGTATCGTTATACTTTTAGCTACTCAATTTGGAATTCCTGTAAGCTCTACTCATATTTTAATTGGCGCAATTTTAGGCATTGGTGTATATAATAAAAATGCAAATTGGAATTTAATGAAACCAATAGGCTTAGCATGGATCATCACCTTACCTGCTGCAGGAATTATGGCGGCAATTATATTCTTAGGATTTAAATTTATTTTAGCAATTTAA
- a CDS encoding NAD(P)H-dependent glycerol-3-phosphate dehydrogenase — protein MSKIAVIGAGKWGSALYHAFNVKNTCLITSRSERNLMHFVDLDTALKCDYLVFALSSQGIHKWLKEHFKNQGQKILIASKGIETSTCKFLDEIFLEFVNHDQVCVLSGPSFAAEVEKKLPCALVVSGFNLEICEEFTTFFPDFIKTYIGDDVRGSEICGAYKNVLAIASGVSDGLNLGHNARASLISRGLIEMHRFGNFFGAKEETFLGLSGAGDLFLTASSQLSRNYRVGLALAKNQKLDDILKDLGEVAEGVKTAYAIEKIALKNQIYTPIVREVVQILQGKDVKKAVQELLKAKK, from the coding sequence ATGAGCAAAATTGCAGTCATTGGAGCGGGAAAATGGGGCAGTGCTTTATATCATGCTTTTAATGTAAAAAATACTTGTTTAATTACTTCTCGCTCTGAACGCAATTTAATGCATTTTGTTGATTTGGATACTGCTTTAAAATGTGATTATCTTGTCTTTGCTTTAAGTTCTCAAGGAATTCATAAGTGGCTTAAAGAGCATTTTAAAAATCAAGGTCAAAAAATTTTAATTGCCTCCAAAGGCATAGAAACTTCAACTTGTAAATTTTTAGATGAAATTTTTTTAGAATTTGTAAATCATGATCAAGTATGTGTTTTAAGCGGTCCTTCTTTTGCAGCAGAAGTTGAGAAAAAATTACCTTGTGCTTTGGTTGTTAGTGGTTTTAATCTTGAAATTTGTGAAGAATTTACAACTTTTTTTCCTGATTTTATAAAAACATATATAGGTGATGATGTAAGAGGTTCAGAAATTTGTGGAGCTTATAAAAACGTTTTGGCTATTGCTAGCGGAGTAAGCGATGGTTTAAATTTGGGTCATAATGCAAGAGCATCTCTTATTTCAAGAGGACTTATAGAAATGCACCGCTTTGGAAATTTTTTTGGAGCCAAAGAAGAAACTTTTTTAGGACTTAGCGGAGCGGGAGATTTATTTTTAACTGCTTCAAGTCAGCTTTCTAGAAATTATCGTGTAGGTTTAGCACTTGCTAAAAATCAAAAATTAGATGATATTTTAAAAGATCTAGGAGAAGTTGCAGAAGGAGTTAAAACAGCTTATGCTATAGAAAAAATAGCTTTAAAAAATCAAATTTATACACCTATAGTACGCGAAGTTGTGCAAATTTTACAAGGTAAAGATGTAAAAAAAGCAGTGCAAGAATTATTAAAAGCTAAAAAATAG
- a CDS encoding metal-dependent hydrolase — MLIKNARIYGQDLQDILIQNGKIVKIDTHLEDDEILDAKGMTLLPSFVDLGVSLKDDKFSLEYLSSLEQECIDNGFSAVVLRDCMDFDEETFSLFLQNLNSRKIIFFSSVRVLNSQGKIKNLATLLNKGAHTLELKSSSNANILRVAMQYALMKDSFVFVHCNDSDFDDRGMMNDCETSFNLGLIGMSSVAETSEVAKMKEIAKFYGVKIVFDLLSLKRSIEILDKNDLKLVSIHHLIKDDSACENFNTAAKLNPPLRSIHDKESLRNFLKEGKIQFLTSMHSPKSSFLKELVFDEAAFGIDGICDFASLCYTFFIKNGFLTWKELCNFTSKNPNEFLGLNAGVIEIGKDANLIFIDEQEEISTPKSSLYKKDKLFGKVKMHMIKGRIL, encoded by the coding sequence ATGCTTATTAAAAATGCTAGAATTTATGGTCAAGATTTACAAGATATTTTAATTCAAAATGGAAAAATAGTAAAAATAGATACTCATTTAGAAGATGATGAGATTTTAGATGCTAAAGGAATGACTTTATTGCCTTCTTTTGTTGATTTAGGTGTTAGTTTAAAAGATGATAAGTTTTCTTTGGAGTATTTATCATCTTTGGAACAAGAATGCATAGATAATGGTTTTAGCGCTGTTGTTTTGCGTGATTGTATGGATTTTGATGAAGAAACTTTTTCTCTTTTTTTACAAAATTTAAATTCTAGAAAAATAATTTTTTTTTCAAGTGTACGCGTTTTAAATTCTCAAGGAAAAATTAAAAATTTAGCTACACTTTTAAATAAAGGGGCTCATACTTTAGAACTTAAAAGTTCTAGTAATGCAAATATTTTGCGTGTAGCTATGCAATATGCTTTAATGAAAGATAGTTTCGTTTTTGTTCACTGTAATGATAGTGATTTTGATGATAGAGGAATGATGAATGATTGTGAAACTAGCTTTAATTTAGGTCTTATTGGAATGAGTTCGGTTGCTGAAACAAGCGAAGTTGCAAAAATGAAGGAAATTGCTAAATTTTATGGGGTTAAGATTGTTTTTGATTTATTGAGTCTTAAAAGATCTATTGAAATTTTAGATAAAAACGATCTTAAATTAGTTAGCATTCATCATTTGATTAAAGATGATAGCGCTTGTGAAAATTTTAATACAGCAGCTAAATTAAATCCTCCTTTAAGAAGCATTCATGATAAGGAATCTTTGAGAAATTTTTTAAAAGAAGGAAAAATTCAATTTTTAACTTCTATGCACAGTCCTAAATCTTCTTTTTTAAAAGAATTAGTTTTTGATGAAGCGGCTTTTGGGATCGATGGAATATGTGATTTTGCAAGCCTTTGTTATACCTTTTTCATTAAAAATGGTTTTTTAACTTGGAAAGAACTTTGCAATTTTACTAGTAAAAATCCTAATGAATTTTTAGGTTTAAATGCTGGAGTTATAGAAATAGGAAAAGATGCTAATTTAATATTTATTGATGAGCAAGAAGAAATTTCTACTCCAAAAAGTTCCCTTTATAAAAAGGATAAATTATTTGGAAAAGTTAAAATGCATATGATTAAAGGTAGAATACTTTAA
- a CDS encoding F0F1 ATP synthase subunit A, whose protein sequence is MKDLFLFSSLFDSSHTFSYFFHLGLVAFIAVIIAYKVTSSMQFIPRGLQNLGEAFLEGVLSMGRDTLGDEKNARKYLPLVATLGIIIFFSNVIGIIPGFHSPTASLNLTLSLAIIVFVYYHFEGIRTQGVVRYFSHFMGPIKFLAPLMFPIEIVSHFSRVISLSFRLFGNIKGDDLFLMVILALVPYVAPLPAYVLLTFMAFLQAFIFMILTYVYLAGAVKIEEGH, encoded by the coding sequence ATGAAAGATTTATTTTTATTCAGTTCTTTATTTGATTCAAGTCATACTTTTTCTTATTTTTTTCATTTGGGCTTAGTGGCTTTTATCGCGGTAATTATTGCTTATAAAGTTACAAGTTCTATGCAATTTATACCTCGTGGTTTGCAAAATTTAGGCGAAGCTTTTTTAGAGGGTGTTCTTTCCATGGGGCGTGATACCTTAGGAGATGAAAAAAATGCTAGAAAATATCTTCCTTTGGTAGCTACTTTAGGTATTATTATATTTTTTAGCAATGTTATAGGTATTATTCCTGGTTTTCACTCTCCAACAGCAAGTTTAAATTTAACTTTATCTTTGGCAATTATTGTCTTTGTTTATTATCATTTTGAAGGAATAAGAACCCAAGGCGTGGTGAGATATTTTTCTCATTTTATGGGACCTATTAAATTTTTAGCACCTTTAATGTTTCCAATTGAAATTGTTTCTCATTTTTCTCGCGTTATTTCTTTATCGTTTCGTCTTTTTGGCAATATTAAAGGAGATGATTTATTTTTAATGGTTATTTTGGCTCTTGTCCCTTATGTAGCGCCACTTCCTGCTTACGTACTTTTAACTTTTATGGCTTTTTTGCAAGCTTTTATTTTTATGATTTTAACTTATGTATATCTAGCAGGTGCTGTTAAGATAGAGGAAGGTCATTGA
- the fliS gene encoding flagellar export chaperone FliS: MQNSLAYNAYSQNQVGIESSQKLIEMLYEGILRFCARAKVAIRNEDIEQRVYFVKRTTAIFIELINTLDYEKGGEVAHYLSGLYTREIQLLSLANLENNEARIDEVINVTKGLLEAWRDVHSNEEMA; the protein is encoded by the coding sequence ATGCAAAATAGTTTGGCTTATAATGCTTATTCCCAAAATCAAGTAGGGATAGAATCTTCTCAAAAATTGATCGAAATGCTCTATGAGGGCATTTTGCGTTTTTGTGCTAGAGCTAAAGTAGCTATTAGAAATGAAGATATAGAGCAAAGAGTTTATTTTGTTAAAAGAACTACAGCTATTTTTATAGAATTAATCAATACTTTAGATTATGAAAAAGGTGGAGAAGTGGCACATTATTTAAGTGGCCTTTATACTAGAGAAATTCAACTTCTATCTTTGGCAAATTTAGAAAATAATGAAGCAAGAATTGATGAGGTTATTAATGTAACTAAGGGTTTATTGGAAGCTTGGAGAGATGTGCATAGTAATGAAGAAATGGCTTGA
- a CDS encoding cation:dicarboxylate symporter family transporter: METLSQTFAEIKPPLYKRILKSLGFWVIIGIIAGVTLGYIDKEWAIASKLGVEYFIKSLKVLIGPIIFVTLVLGIISLESLKKVGSIGAKAVIYFEVVSTLALVIGIFMANIMQPGHGMNLSPDQLDSKSVQKYISQTTEISASSEIMHILKDAIPTDIITPFTEGKTIQVLVIAIVTALIISLMRTEDKQAIQRVLEVLQNFVFKILQIIMYFSPIAAFSAMAVLIAQYGIGSLINLAYLLLVMLISCLVFIFGILGIICYFAKVNIFKFMRFIAREVLIVFATSSSESALAPLMRKLEKAGLSKATVGLVLPTGYSFNLDCTNIYLAMSLIFLAQAFNVNLSLAHEISILIVLMIASKGAVGVTGSGFIVLGSTLAALGNMEISEANATLAEVLPVAAIGILLGVDKFMSEMRAVGNLCGNSVAALIVSIWDKQIDWEKFRYAMDNPEKFHNAGMN; this comes from the coding sequence TTGGAAACTTTAAGTCAAACTTTTGCAGAGATAAAACCTCCATTATATAAAAGAATCTTAAAAAGTTTAGGTTTTTGGGTGATTATAGGAATAATTGCTGGTGTTACACTTGGATACATTGATAAAGAATGGGCTATTGCAAGTAAGCTAGGTGTAGAATATTTTATTAAATCTTTAAAAGTTTTAATTGGACCTATTATATTTGTAACTTTAGTTTTAGGGATTATTAGTCTTGAAAGTTTAAAAAAGGTTGGAAGTATAGGAGCTAAAGCTGTAATATATTTTGAAGTTGTAAGCACCTTGGCTTTAGTTATAGGTATTTTCATGGCTAATATAATGCAACCAGGACATGGGATGAATCTCAGCCCTGATCAATTAGATTCTAAAAGTGTGCAAAAATATATTTCACAAACAACAGAAATTAGTGCTAGCTCAGAAATCATGCATATTTTAAAAGATGCTATACCAACTGATATTATTACTCCTTTTACAGAAGGAAAAACTATACAAGTTTTAGTTATTGCTATCGTTACAGCTTTAATTATTTCTTTAATGAGAACAGAAGATAAGCAAGCTATTCAAAGAGTTTTAGAAGTTCTTCAAAATTTTGTTTTTAAAATTTTACAAATTATAATGTATTTTAGTCCTATTGCTGCTTTTTCAGCTATGGCTGTTTTAATTGCACAATATGGCATTGGCTCTTTGATTAATCTTGCTTATTTGCTCTTAGTTATGTTAATTTCTTGCCTAGTTTTTATATTTGGTATTTTAGGAATTATTTGCTATTTTGCTAAGGTAAATATATTTAAATTTATGAGGTTTATAGCTCGTGAAGTTTTAATCGTCTTTGCGACAAGTTCAAGCGAATCAGCACTTGCTCCTTTGATGAGAAAATTAGAAAAAGCTGGTCTTTCTAAAGCCACTGTTGGACTTGTTTTGCCAACAGGCTATAGTTTTAATCTTGATTGTACCAATATATATTTAGCTATGAGTTTGATTTTTTTAGCACAAGCTTTTAATGTCAATCTAAGTTTAGCACATGAAATTAGTATTTTAATTGTTCTTATGATAGCCTCAAAAGGTGCTGTAGGAGTTACAGGATCGGGATTTATAGTTTTAGGTAGCACCCTAGCTGCTTTAGGAAATATGGAAATTTCAGAAGCAAATGCTACTTTAGCAGAAGTTCTACCAGTTGCAGCTATAGGAATACTTTTAGGTGTTGATAAATTTATGTCAGAAATGAGGGCTGTAGGAAATCTTTGCGGAAATAGTGTTGCAGCTTTAATTGTTTCTATTTGGGATAAACAAATTGATTGGGAAAAATTCCGTTATGCTATGGACAATCCAGAAAAATTTCATAATGCAGGGATGAATTAA